In Helianthus annuus cultivar XRQ/B chromosome 9, HanXRQr2.0-SUNRISE, whole genome shotgun sequence, the following are encoded in one genomic region:
- the LOC118482189 gene encoding phosphate transporter PHO1 homolog 9-like: protein FANKIFFQVAKLIERVEAVFIKHFCNGDRQLGMNTLRPKSKREKHWVSFFVGCFFGCSLALVAEIIISIHARDLLQDEGQTKYMNTIFPLYSLFGFLGLHMLMYAGNVYFWARYRVNYSFIFGFKQGTELDFKQVLLLTFGLSVLILSTALANLEMEMDPETQSYKALTELLPLGLVIVVVLMAICPFNILYRTNRFFFLTCVWHCLCAPLYLVTLPDFFLADQFTSQVQLLRNVEFYACYYGWGDFKKRDAATCNESNVYKIIYIVIAVVPYWIRFLQCIRRYCEGRDSTQAMNGLKYLSTIAAVVSRTIYTQKRGTTLKIIAASTSGVATIFNTYWDLVMDWCLLCRNSENPWLRDKLILPNKSVYFIAMVLNAILRLAWMQTVLDFNEASFLHTNALIAVVASLEIIRRGIWNFFRLENEHLNNVGKFRAVKSVPLPFSYEDKDKDL, encoded by the exons tttgccaatAAAATTTTCTTTCAGGTGGCTAAGCTCATAGAGAGAGTTGAAGCAGTATTCATAAAGCACTTCTGTAATGGAGACCGTCAACTAGGAATGAACACCTTAAGGCCGAAATCTAAAAGAGAGAAGCATTGGGTTTCATTCTTTGTCG GTTGCTTCTTTGGATGCTCGTTAGCACTTGTAGCCGAGATCATTATAAGTATACACGCTAGAGATCTTCTCCAGGATGAAGGACAAACCAAGTACATGAACACCATCTTTCCACTATACAGCTTATTTGGATTTCTGGGGTTGCATATGCTGATGTATGCCGGAAATGTCTACTTTTGGGCGCGTTATCGCGTCAATTACTCATTTATATTTGGATTCAAGCAGGGAACAGAATTGGATTTCAAACAAGTTCTGCTCCTCACTTTTGGTCTATCAGTTCTCATTCTTTCAACTGCACTCGCAAATCTTGAAATGGAAATGGATCCAGAAACTCAAAGTTACAAAGCATTGACTGAATTACTCCCTCTAGGCTTAGTCATT GTTGTAGTTTTGATGGCAATCTGTCCATTTAACATCTTGTATCGCACAAACCGTTTCTTCTTCTTGACTTGTGTATGGCACTGCCTTTGTGCTCCTCTTTATTTAGTCACTCTCCCTGATTTCTTCTTGGCTGATCAGTTTACCAGTCAG GTCCAGTTATTGAGGAATGTGGAATTCTATGCATGTTACTATGGCTGGGGAGATTTCAAGAAGAGGGATGCCGCAACGTGCAACGAAAGTAACGTTTATAAAATTATTTATATCGTTATCGCTGTTGTCCCCTATTGGATTCGATTTCTACAG TGCATACGACGGTATTGTGAAGGGCGTGATTCTACACAAGCCATGAATGGACTGAAATACTTATCCACCATTGCTGCGGTTGTTTCAAGGACAATTTATACTCAAAAGAGAGGAACAACCTTAAAGATCATCGCTGCATCTACCTCAGGAGTCGCAACAATTTTCAATACTTACTGGGATTTAGTGATGGATTGGTGTTTGCTATGCAGGAATTCTGAGAATCCATGGTTGAGAGATAAGCTTATTCTGCCCAACAAATCTGTCTACTTCATAGCAATG GTATTGAACGCGATACTGAGACTTGCGTGGATGCAAACGGTATTGGATTTCAATGAAGCCTCTTTCCTCCATACAAACGCTCTGATTGCAGTAGTTGCGAGTTTGGAGATCATTCGACGTGGCATATGGAACTTCTTCAGGTTGGAGAATGAGCATTTGAACAACGTTGGGAAATTTCGCGCTGTCAAGTCGGTGCCATTACCTTTTAGTTACGAGGACAAAGACAAGGATCTATAG
- the LOC110879168 gene encoding SPX domain-containing protein 4 has translation MKFGKEFGIHLEQTLPEWKDKYLCYKPLKKLLKRLPNPTPDDPQPSPDHNHSPDLQHWFVRILNEELDKFNDFYVDKEEEFVIRFQELKHRIERVKEKSCKDGVFTSEIEFSDELMAIRQEFVTIHGEMVLLKNYSSLNFAGIIKILKKYDKRTGGLLRVHFTQLALRQPFFTTEPLTRLVHECEENLDLLFPLEAEVVESSSNSKTNADANARASDDNTTARVSIGEGGSDVYRRTVDAIRTIKGLKKESSTSNPLSFASIFGNQDVDDTGAITDPQSEPDCDDVHLHK, from the exons ATGAAATTCGGTAAAGAATTCGGGATCCATCTGGAACAAACCCTACCCGAATGGAAAGACAAATACTTGTGCTACAAACCCCTTAAAAAACTCCTGAAACGCCTTCCTAACCCCACCCCCGACGATCCTCAGCCGTCACCCGATCACAATCACTCACCCGATCTCCAGCACTGGTTCGTCAGGATTCTTAATGAAGAACTCGATAAGTTCAATGATTTCTATGTTGATAAAGAGGAAGAATTCGTCATCCGCTTTCAG GAGCTAAAACATAGAATCGAGCGAGTGAAGGAGAAAAGCTGCAAAGATGGAGTCTTTACATCCGAAATTGAATTCAGTGATGAATTGATGGCGATACGGCAAGAATTTGTCACCATTCACGGCGAGATGGTGCTTCTTAAAAACTACAGCTCCTTAAATTTTGCAG GTATCATCAAGATATTAAAAAAGTACGACAAACGAACGGGTGGATTACTGCGTGTACATTTCACACAACTTGCTCTTCGTCAACCATTTTTCACAACGGAACCTCTTACAAGATTAGTCCACGAGTGTGAAGAGAATCTAGACCTCCTCTTCCCTTTAGAAGCGGAAGTAGTTGAATCTTCTAGTAATAGCAAAACAAATGCAGATGCAAATGCACGGGCTAGTGATGATAACACCACCGCACGAGTGTCGATCGGTGAGGGCGGTTCGGATGTGTATAGACGGACGGTTGATGCGATCAGAACCATAAAGGGTCTTAAGAAAGAAAGTTCTACCTCAAACCCGTTATCGTTTGCATCTATATTTGGCAACCAGGATGTCGATGACACTGGAGCTATAACTGATCCGCAGTCGGAACCAGATTGTGATGACGTTCACCTTCACAAGTAA